In one Desulfoferula mesophila genomic region, the following are encoded:
- a CDS encoding site-2 protease family protein, translated as METITNFLLKLLILAPPILMALTVHEASHALVAWLRGDPTAKERGRLSLNPINHLDLAGTLVFFVTAWFGSGFGWAKPVPIDARRLSDPRRDTVWISAAGPVSNLLFALVIAGVLYLLVRAGVFNDFAQWKWFFGQMLMVGVTVNVILAFFNLIPLPPLDGSGILAGLLPPRAAWRYQQLNRYGFMILLALIFLPRWLPGMPDLISALVLYPARSVLNLLLPY; from the coding sequence ATGGAAACGATCACCAACTTTTTGCTCAAGCTGCTGATCCTGGCTCCGCCCATCCTCATGGCGCTGACCGTGCACGAGGCCTCCCACGCCCTGGTGGCCTGGCTGAGAGGCGACCCCACGGCCAAGGAGCGGGGTCGTCTGAGCCTCAACCCGATCAACCATCTGGACCTGGCCGGCACCCTGGTGTTTTTCGTCACCGCCTGGTTCGGCTCCGGCTTCGGCTGGGCCAAGCCGGTGCCCATCGACGCGCGGCGCCTCAGCGACCCACGCCGGGACACGGTGTGGATCAGCGCCGCCGGGCCGGTGAGCAACCTGCTGTTCGCCCTCGTCATCGCCGGGGTGCTCTACCTGCTGGTGCGTGCCGGGGTGTTCAACGATTTCGCCCAGTGGAAGTGGTTTTTCGGGCAGATGCTGATGGTGGGGGTCACGGTCAACGTGATCCTGGCCTTTTTCAACCTGATCCCCCTGCCCCCCCTGGACGGCTCGGGCATCCTGGCCGGTCTGCTGCCGCCCAGGGCCGCCTGGCGCTATCAACAACTCAACCGCTACGGGTTCATGATCCTCCTGGCCCTGATCTTTTTGCCCCGCTGGCTGCCGGGCATGCCCGACCTCATCAGCGCCCTGGTTCTGTATCCGGCCCGATCCGTGCTAAACCTACTGTTGCCCTATTGA
- the proC gene encoding pyrroline-5-carboxylate reductase, with the protein MALKGRIGFAGCGNMGGALLKGMLSAGVAQAPQVVVAEVDAERAKQLSTDLDVATVAAPAELSDLDLLILAVKPGLVARAAQEAAQAMRPGSLVITLAAGLKLATVALALPAGQALVRAMPNTPALVGKGVTAVCADPVQDSAYLDIAREVFGAVGPVVTVEEKLMDAVTALSGSGPAYVYVMIEALADAGVCQGLDRATALTLATHTVAGAAHMVIKTGEHPGVLKDWVTSPGGTTAAGMAELERGGVRGVIYQVIEAATRRGKELDKK; encoded by the coding sequence ATGGCGCTAAAGGGACGCATAGGCTTCGCCGGTTGCGGCAACATGGGCGGAGCCCTGCTCAAGGGCATGCTGAGCGCCGGGGTGGCCCAGGCCCCCCAGGTGGTGGTGGCCGAAGTGGACGCCGAGCGGGCCAAGCAGCTCAGCACCGACCTGGACGTGGCCACGGTGGCCGCGCCCGCCGAACTGAGCGACCTGGACCTGCTCATCCTGGCGGTGAAGCCCGGCCTGGTGGCCCGGGCGGCCCAGGAGGCGGCCCAGGCCATGCGGCCCGGCAGCCTGGTGATCACCCTGGCGGCAGGGCTCAAGCTGGCCACGGTGGCCTTGGCCCTGCCCGCGGGCCAGGCCCTGGTCAGGGCCATGCCCAACACCCCGGCCCTGGTGGGCAAGGGGGTGACCGCAGTCTGCGCCGATCCGGTGCAAGACTCAGCGTACCTGGACATCGCCCGCGAGGTGTTCGGCGCGGTGGGCCCGGTGGTCACGGTGGAGGAAAAGCTCATGGACGCGGTCACCGCCCTGTCGGGGTCGGGTCCCGCTTACGTCTACGTGATGATCGAGGCCCTGGCCGACGCCGGGGTGTGCCAAGGCCTGGATAGGGCCACCGCCCTGACCCTGGCCACCCACACCGTGGCCGGAGCGGCCCACATGGTCATCAAGACCGGGGAGCACCCCGGAGTGCTCAAGGACTGGGTGACCTCGCCGGGAGGCACCACCGCCGCCGGGATGGCCGAGCTGGAGCGCGGCGGGGTGCGCGGGGTGATCTACCAGGTCATCGAGGCGGCCACCCGCCGGGGCAAGGAACTGGACAAGAAATAA
- a CDS encoding CBS domain-containing protein yields MAQKSGKKRSQRDVEVITTHINADYDALASMLAAAKLYPEAMLVLPGSQERNLRNFFVDSVCFLYNFVKVKQVPFDRVRRLIVVDTRQKERIGPLGPLADDPEVEIHAFDHHPDSGNDVKASYQIVEPVGSTVTVLSQLLRGQGVALSEGEATLLALGIYEDTGSFTFSSTTPADYEAAAWLLSQGANLSVVSNLITRELTAEEVGLLNDLISSAETLNVGGASLVVSQVSRDFYVPEFAVLVHKFMDMENLDALFALARMEGRIYLVARSRLPEVDVGAIAQAMGGGGHPTAASATLKDMTLVEAAERLTNVLRSAINPTILAGDLMTAPPITVPAETTLKEAEQVLTRYNVNVLPVSREGEVKGIITRQTVEKAVYHGLGELSVVEYMTPHVEALSPQATLLEVEQAVVERRQRLVPVMQDGKLLGVITRTDLLNTLIENPLITERLVDREEGPRTVRNKNIKSLMGERLPRRVMSTLKEMGQVAGELGFKAYLVGGSVRDLFLRRENLDLDVVVEGDGIAFARRYGELHPEVKVRSHKKFNTANLTFAKSGLSLDVATARLEYYDSPAALPVVELSSLKLDLYRRDFTINTLAVQLNPPGFGQLLDFFDGLRDIKEKAVRVMHNLSFVEDPTRVFRAVRFEQRFGFRIGKLTEGLVKNAVKIDAFKRLSPRRLFGEFRQMLEEERAVACLQRLRDLKLLYVFNPDLKLETREEELLEDLEEALAWHRLSFLDQTVEQWLVYYLGLSDPLEPEGRQALGRRLGMSRKQRDEMENERERALKAMNLLQRKKPAASEIYFLLHAQRPEFQLYIMAKANRQWAKKAVSQYMLSLARVRPEMDGDDLKALGYTPGPLFKRILDRLTAARLDGEVLTRDQEERLVMKEFPKTADGA; encoded by the coding sequence ATGGCACAAAAGTCCGGCAAGAAGCGCTCCCAACGCGACGTGGAGGTGATCACCACCCACATCAACGCCGACTACGACGCCCTGGCCTCCATGCTGGCCGCGGCCAAGCTCTACCCCGAGGCCATGCTGGTGCTGCCCGGCTCCCAGGAACGCAACCTGCGCAACTTCTTCGTGGACTCGGTTTGCTTCCTCTACAACTTCGTCAAGGTCAAGCAGGTGCCCTTTGACCGGGTGCGCCGTTTGATCGTGGTGGACACCCGCCAAAAGGAACGCATCGGTCCTCTGGGCCCCCTGGCCGACGACCCCGAGGTGGAGATCCACGCCTTTGACCACCACCCGGACAGCGGCAACGACGTCAAGGCCTCCTACCAGATCGTGGAGCCGGTGGGCTCCACGGTAACGGTGCTCAGCCAACTGCTGCGCGGCCAGGGAGTGGCCCTGAGCGAGGGCGAGGCCACCCTGTTGGCCCTGGGCATCTACGAAGACACCGGCAGCTTCACCTTCAGTTCCACCACCCCGGCCGACTACGAGGCCGCCGCCTGGCTGCTGAGCCAGGGGGCCAACCTCAGCGTGGTCAGCAACCTCATCACCCGGGAGCTGACGGCCGAGGAGGTGGGCCTGCTCAATGACCTCATCAGCTCGGCCGAGACCCTCAACGTGGGCGGGGCCTCGCTGGTGGTCAGCCAGGTGAGCCGCGATTTCTACGTGCCCGAGTTCGCGGTCCTGGTGCATAAGTTCATGGACATGGAAAACCTGGACGCCCTGTTCGCCCTGGCGCGCATGGAGGGGCGCATCTATCTGGTGGCCCGCTCCCGCCTGCCCGAGGTGGACGTGGGGGCCATCGCCCAGGCCATGGGCGGCGGGGGCCACCCCACCGCGGCCAGCGCCACCTTGAAGGACATGACCTTGGTGGAGGCCGCCGAGCGTCTGACCAACGTGCTGCGCTCGGCCATCAACCCCACCATCCTGGCCGGCGACCTGATGACCGCCCCGCCCATAACCGTGCCCGCCGAGACCACGCTCAAGGAGGCGGAGCAGGTTCTCACCCGCTACAACGTCAATGTGTTGCCGGTCAGCCGGGAGGGCGAGGTCAAGGGCATCATCACCCGCCAGACCGTGGAAAAGGCCGTGTACCACGGCCTGGGCGAGCTCAGCGTGGTGGAGTACATGACCCCCCACGTGGAGGCGCTCTCGCCCCAGGCCACCCTGCTGGAGGTGGAGCAGGCGGTGGTGGAGCGCCGCCAGCGCCTGGTGCCGGTGATGCAGGACGGCAAGCTGCTGGGGGTCATCACCCGTACCGACCTGCTTAATACTCTCATAGAGAACCCCCTGATCACCGAGCGCCTGGTGGACCGCGAAGAAGGCCCCCGCACGGTGCGCAACAAGAACATCAAGAGCCTGATGGGCGAGCGCCTGCCCCGGCGGGTGATGAGCACCCTCAAGGAGATGGGCCAGGTGGCCGGCGAGCTGGGCTTCAAGGCCTACCTGGTGGGCGGCTCGGTGCGCGACCTGTTCCTCCGGCGGGAAAACCTGGACCTGGACGTGGTGGTGGAGGGCGACGGCATCGCCTTTGCCCGGCGCTACGGAGAGCTGCACCCCGAGGTCAAGGTGCGCAGCCACAAGAAGTTCAACACCGCCAACCTCACCTTCGCCAAAAGCGGGCTCAGCCTGGACGTGGCCACCGCCCGCCTGGAATACTACGACTCCCCGGCCGCCCTGCCGGTGGTGGAGCTTTCCAGCCTCAAGCTGGACCTGTACCGCCGCGACTTCACCATCAACACCCTGGCGGTGCAGCTCAACCCGCCCGGCTTCGGCCAGCTGCTGGACTTTTTCGACGGCCTCAGAGACATCAAGGAAAAGGCCGTGCGGGTTATGCACAACCTCTCCTTTGTGGAGGACCCCACCCGGGTCTTTCGGGCGGTACGCTTCGAACAGCGCTTCGGCTTCCGCATCGGCAAGCTCACCGAGGGCCTGGTCAAGAACGCGGTCAAGATCGACGCCTTCAAGCGCCTGTCGCCCCGGCGGCTGTTCGGCGAGTTCCGCCAGATGCTGGAGGAGGAGCGGGCCGTGGCCTGCTTGCAGCGTCTCCGGGACCTCAAGCTGCTCTACGTCTTCAACCCCGACCTCAAGCTGGAGACCCGGGAAGAGGAACTGCTGGAAGACCTGGAAGAGGCCCTGGCCTGGCACCGGCTCTCCTTTCTGGACCAGACGGTGGAGCAATGGCTGGTATACTACCTGGGCCTCAGCGACCCCCTGGAGCCCGAGGGGCGCCAGGCCCTGGGCCGCCGACTGGGCATGTCGCGCAAGCAGCGCGACGAGATGGAGAACGAGCGGGAACGGGCCCTCAAGGCCATGAACCTGTTGCAGCGCAAGAAACCGGCCGCCTCGGAGATATACTTCCTGCTGCACGCCCAGCGTCCCGAGTTCCAGCTCTACATCATGGCCAAGGCCAACCGTCAGTGGGCCAAGAAGGCGGTGAGCCAGTACATGCTGTCCCTGGCCCGGGTGCGGCCGGAGATGGACGGTGACGATCTGAAGGCCCTGGGCTATACTCCAGGGCCCTTGTTCAAACGCATCCTGGACCGGCTGACCGCCGCCCGCCTGGACGGGGAGGTGCTTACCAGGGACCAGGAGGAGCGCTTGGTGATGAAAGAATTCCCCAAAACCGCTGACGGCGCCTGA
- the scpB gene encoding SMC-Scp complex subunit ScpB, translating into MSRDLKTIIEALLFVSETPLTLAQLCQVLEDKQRDAVKQALEDLVQEYAQAERAVEIAQVAGGWVLRTRKEMAFWLRKLKKQQVTRLSKAALETLSVVAYKQPVLKAEIERIRGVEVGGILRTLMEKNLVRVAGREDLPGKPLIYCTTRRFLEVFDLKDLNDLPTLEELEKLAGIAQDTPTDIDGELPLGHPPSPTLDDLIPVEGGLPPLKEAETDDGEPDEWDAPPEPEDETDQGDANTPEDQPPEAAEAEPETGSPQEPAAVPDDAQGEPGVPDPEPEPEPEADQEPEGSGEEPPKTDPEAA; encoded by the coding sequence TTGAGCCGCGATTTGAAAACCATCATCGAGGCCCTGTTGTTTGTCTCGGAAACTCCCCTGACCCTGGCCCAGCTTTGCCAGGTCCTGGAGGACAAGCAGCGGGACGCGGTCAAACAGGCCCTGGAAGACCTGGTGCAGGAATACGCCCAGGCCGAGCGGGCCGTGGAGATCGCCCAGGTGGCCGGAGGCTGGGTGTTGCGCACCCGCAAGGAAATGGCCTTCTGGCTGCGCAAGCTCAAAAAGCAGCAGGTCACCCGCCTGTCCAAGGCCGCCCTGGAAACCCTGTCGGTGGTGGCCTACAAGCAGCCGGTGCTCAAGGCCGAGATCGAGCGCATCCGCGGGGTGGAGGTGGGCGGCATCCTGCGCACTCTCATGGAAAAAAACCTGGTGCGGGTGGCCGGGCGCGAGGACCTGCCGGGCAAACCGCTGATCTATTGCACCACCCGCCGTTTCCTGGAGGTGTTCGACCTTAAGGACCTGAACGACCTGCCCACCCTGGAAGAGTTGGAAAAACTGGCGGGCATCGCCCAGGACACCCCGACGGATATTGACGGGGAGCTGCCCCTGGGACACCCCCCGTCGCCCACCCTGGACGACCTCATCCCCGTGGAGGGCGGCCTGCCCCCCCTGAAGGAGGCCGAGACCGACGACGGCGAGCCCGACGAATGGGACGCCCCGCCGGAGCCAGAGGACGAAACCGACCAGGGCGACGCGAACACCCCGGAAGACCAACCCCCGGAGGCTGCCGAGGCCGAGCCGGAGACAGGCTCCCCCCAGGAGCCCGCCGCGGTGCCGGACGATGCGCAAGGCGAGCCCGGCGTCCCCGACCCCGAACCGGAGCCGGAGCCAGAGGCGGACCAAGAGCCTGAAGGGTCGGGCGAAGAGCCTCCCAAAACCGACCCGGAAGCCGCTTAG
- a CDS encoding segregation and condensation protein A, which yields MDVAVKLEIFEGPLDLLLHLIRKNEVDIYDIPVALITKQYLGYLDLLQEMSIGVAGEFLVMASTLLHIKSRQLLPSYDSSEDQEEDDPRQDLVERLKEHMRIKAAADKLGDRDLLDRDVFTRGGGRRELDKARAGEEEVIEAGVFDLIDAFHRLMTHRHEQMVLEIPKDRVSLEDRIGEVLEALRVRRTMTFEEFFSGQRTRPQLVVTFLALLEITRVGLIRVYQERVAAEQNQPERWGVMRIYFQASGRREEDEA from the coding sequence ATGGACGTCGCGGTAAAGCTGGAGATATTCGAGGGGCCCCTGGATCTGTTGTTGCACCTCATCCGCAAGAACGAGGTGGACATCTACGACATTCCAGTGGCCCTTATCACCAAGCAGTACCTGGGCTATCTGGACCTGTTGCAGGAGATGTCCATCGGCGTGGCGGGCGAGTTTTTGGTGATGGCCTCCACCCTGCTGCACATCAAGAGCCGCCAGCTGCTGCCCTCCTACGATTCCTCGGAGGATCAGGAGGAAGATGACCCCCGCCAAGACCTGGTGGAGCGGCTCAAGGAGCACATGCGCATCAAGGCGGCGGCGGACAAGCTGGGCGACCGCGACCTCTTGGACCGCGACGTGTTCACCAGGGGCGGCGGCCGCCGCGAGCTGGACAAGGCCCGCGCCGGGGAAGAGGAGGTCATCGAGGCCGGGGTATTCGACCTCATCGACGCCTTCCACCGCCTGATGACCCACCGCCACGAGCAGATGGTGCTGGAGATCCCCAAGGACCGGGTGTCCCTGGAGGACCGCATCGGCGAGGTGTTGGAGGCTTTGCGCGTGCGGCGCACCATGACCTTTGAGGAATTTTTCTCCGGGCAGCGCACCAGGCCCCAACTGGTGGTAACCTTCCTGGCCCTGTTGGAAATCACCCGGGTGGGTCTGATAAGGGTCTATCAGGAGAGGGTGGCCGCGGAGCAAAACCAGCCGGAGCGATGGGGGGTCATGCGCATTTACTTCCAGGCTTCCGGCAGGCGGGAGGAGGACGAGGCTTGA
- a CDS encoding IMP cyclohydrolase, producing the protein MADIKAQYRTVMADHFPSEVKINVGGQELVYKKRTWKLMDGGEMIEKGLRYGENPGQEAALYELVGGGLTVGDLQLVAPGMGLVSAIDEAQMLQAGKHPGKTNLTDVDGALHILRYLTDRPACAIMKHNNPSGAAVADDISTAYEKAFLADLIAAFGGAAVLNRPVDKTTAEMMHELYLEVVAAPAYEEGALEILKKAKNLRILAMPRIAELAQWRDQRFLDIKCLMDGGMVLQTSSFNPIKTPADLLPARCEHNGEMVEPLRQPTPAELDDVVFGWAVEQGVSSNSVIYVKDGCTVGIGTGEQDRVGVARIAAQKAYVKYANKLCWLAHGLKYDELALAVAEGREDPAKIKAIDEATQADKGGLPGSIMISDAFFPFRDGVDVGLAEGVSCIAHPGGSLRDWESIEACNQADPPVAMVFTGQRAFKH; encoded by the coding sequence TTGGCGGATATCAAGGCGCAATATCGCACGGTCATGGCCGATCACTTCCCCTCGGAGGTGAAAATCAACGTGGGCGGCCAGGAGCTGGTCTACAAGAAACGCACCTGGAAGCTCATGGACGGCGGCGAGATGATCGAAAAGGGCTTGCGCTACGGGGAGAACCCCGGCCAGGAGGCGGCCCTGTACGAGCTGGTGGGCGGCGGGCTCACGGTGGGCGACCTCCAGCTGGTGGCGCCGGGCATGGGCCTGGTCAGCGCCATCGACGAGGCCCAGATGCTCCAGGCGGGCAAGCACCCCGGCAAGACCAACCTCACCGACGTGGACGGCGCCCTGCACATCCTGCGCTACCTCACCGACCGCCCGGCCTGCGCCATCATGAAGCACAACAACCCCTCCGGGGCCGCCGTGGCCGACGACATCTCCACCGCCTATGAGAAGGCCTTCCTGGCCGACCTCATCGCCGCCTTCGGTGGGGCGGCGGTGCTCAACCGTCCGGTGGACAAGACCACCGCCGAGATGATGCACGAGCTGTACCTGGAGGTGGTGGCCGCGCCCGCCTATGAGGAAGGGGCCCTGGAGATACTCAAAAAGGCCAAGAACCTGCGCATCCTGGCCATGCCCCGCATCGCCGAGCTGGCCCAGTGGCGCGACCAGCGCTTCTTGGACATAAAGTGCCTCATGGACGGGGGCATGGTTTTGCAGACCTCCTCGTTCAACCCCATCAAGACCCCGGCCGACCTGTTGCCCGCCCGCTGTGAGCACAACGGCGAGATGGTGGAACCCCTGCGCCAGCCCACTCCGGCGGAGCTGGACGACGTGGTGTTCGGCTGGGCGGTGGAGCAGGGGGTGAGCAGCAACAGCGTGATCTACGTGAAAGACGGCTGCACCGTGGGCATCGGCACCGGGGAGCAGGACCGGGTGGGGGTGGCCCGCATCGCCGCCCAAAAGGCCTACGTAAAATACGCCAACAAGCTGTGCTGGCTGGCCCACGGCCTCAAGTACGACGAACTGGCCCTGGCCGTGGCCGAGGGCCGCGAGGACCCGGCCAAGATCAAGGCCATCGACGAGGCGACCCAGGCCGACAAGGGCGGCCTGCCCGGCTCCATCATGATCTCCGACGCCTTCTTCCCCTTCCGCGACGGCGTGGACGTGGGCCTGGCCGAGGGGGTGAGCTGCATCGCCCATCCCGGCGGCAGCCTGCGCGACTGGGAGTCCATCGAAGCCTGCAACCAGGCCGACCCGCCGGTGGCCATGGTCTTCACGGGGCAACGGGCCTTCAAGCACTAG
- a CDS encoding aminopeptidase P family protein: MIKSRLAALRRLLKKQGLDALLVTLPANRRYLSGFTPDDGQWGESSGALLICQTAALLLTDFRYELTARAQAPYLETIVYTQGLAPLLRVIAPELGLKNLAYESEAMLDNWRLRLEKSLPGVELKPTLGLVSKLRVKKNSAEIRALAASLALMEKVLDQTLAGELIGRREREVALSIARAVEDAGAEGVSFPPTVASGPNGAEPHAESGERVIERGDVIVFDVGAKLNGYCSDISRTVVAGGLEAADERFAKVYGTTLAAKNRAYQEIMPHMTGGEADGIARQVIDQAGFGARFGHSLGHGVGLQTHEEPHVGPRSEEVLEPGMVFTIEPGIYLPGWGGVRLEDMVLLTEEGCMRLGKLDRFYDLP; the protein is encoded by the coding sequence ATGATAAAATCCCGGCTCGCCGCGCTGCGCCGACTGCTCAAGAAACAGGGCCTGGACGCCCTGTTGGTGACCCTGCCCGCCAACCGGCGCTACCTCAGCGGATTCACCCCGGACGACGGCCAGTGGGGAGAAAGCTCCGGCGCGCTTTTGATCTGTCAAACCGCGGCCTTATTGCTCACTGACTTTCGTTACGAACTTACGGCCCGGGCCCAGGCCCCCTATCTGGAGACCATCGTCTACACCCAGGGCCTGGCCCCTCTGCTCAGGGTCATCGCCCCGGAGCTGGGCCTCAAGAATCTGGCCTACGAATCCGAGGCCATGCTGGACAACTGGCGCTTGCGCCTTGAAAAAAGCCTGCCCGGCGTGGAGCTGAAGCCCACCCTGGGCCTGGTCTCCAAGCTGCGGGTCAAGAAAAACTCGGCCGAGATCAGGGCCCTGGCCGCCAGCCTGGCCCTGATGGAAAAGGTGCTGGACCAGACCCTGGCCGGGGAGCTGATCGGCCGGCGCGAACGCGAGGTGGCCCTGTCCATCGCCCGGGCGGTGGAAGACGCCGGGGCCGAGGGGGTGTCCTTTCCCCCGACGGTGGCCAGCGGGCCCAACGGGGCCGAGCCCCACGCCGAAAGCGGGGAGCGGGTCATCGAGCGGGGCGACGTCATCGTCTTCGACGTGGGGGCCAAGCTGAACGGTTACTGCTCGGACATATCGCGCACCGTGGTGGCCGGGGGCCTGGAGGCGGCGGACGAGCGCTTCGCCAAGGTTTACGGCACCACCCTGGCCGCCAAAAACCGGGCCTACCAGGAGATCATGCCCCACATGACCGGCGGGGAAGCCGACGGCATCGCCCGGCAGGTGATCGACCAGGCCGGATTCGGCGCGCGCTTCGGCCATTCGCTGGGCCACGGTGTCGGCCTGCAAACCCACGAAGAGCCCCACGTGGGCCCGCGCTCCGAGGAGGTGCTAGAGCCGGGCATGGTCTTCACCATCGAGCCGGGCATCTACCTGCCCGGCTGGGGCGGGGTGCGCCTGGAAGACATGGTGCTGCTCACCGAGGAGGGCTGTATGCGCCTGGGAAAGCTGGACCGCTTTTATGACCTCCCCTGA
- a CDS encoding sigma 54-interacting transcriptional regulator has product MQAAQRVSWAMAGELAGLLSGEAGSALPQVRERAHTTQAPRGLDPAGRRAVEELARHLVETALALSGRSVEAVQVGETLRREVHKRLMARPELERAVAARLEAALPRLLNLEHLVELAGRGISASPAATALDREELVAGPSPAFRRVLKELSLVAESDFPVLLVGESGTGKELLARRLHRLSPRCDGPMVTVNCAAMPPNLLESELFGHEKGAFTGAEAARPGYFRQAKGGTLFLDEIGEAPPELQVRLLRVLESRRVSPVGGGGEVPVDFRLVTATHRDLAQAAAQGEFNQALLYRLQVVPLYLPPLRERPEDLDLLLDHFLAQAGMLAKKTRRLAPNTRERLKLYSWPGNVRELRHMLQRLVVLSPEFEIGPELLPPEITGGGDESAWHRALAEVEGVPAVRLDDLAGFLAAHQGREVANQDLRSELECSDSTAKNLLAALTRHGLVTASGSRGGRRYRVGSPG; this is encoded by the coding sequence TTGCAAGCAGCACAACGCGTAAGTTGGGCCATGGCCGGGGAACTGGCCGGGCTCCTGAGCGGGGAGGCGGGTTCGGCCCTCCCCCAGGTGCGGGAAAGGGCCCATACCACCCAGGCGCCGCGAGGTCTGGACCCCGCCGGCCGCCGGGCGGTGGAGGAACTGGCCCGCCACCTGGTGGAAACGGCGCTGGCCCTGAGCGGCCGGAGCGTGGAGGCGGTCCAGGTGGGCGAAACCCTGCGCCGCGAGGTGCACAAGCGCCTCATGGCCCGGCCCGAGCTGGAGCGCGCGGTGGCGGCCCGTTTGGAGGCGGCCCTGCCCCGCCTGCTCAATCTGGAGCATCTGGTGGAGCTGGCCGGGCGGGGGATCAGCGCCTCCCCGGCGGCGACCGCTCTGGACCGGGAAGAGCTGGTGGCCGGGCCCTCGCCCGCCTTTCGCCGGGTGCTCAAGGAGCTGAGCCTGGTGGCGGAGAGCGACTTTCCGGTGCTCTTGGTGGGCGAGAGCGGCACGGGCAAGGAGCTTCTGGCCCGCCGCCTACACCGGCTCTCCCCCCGGTGCGATGGCCCCATGGTTACGGTGAACTGCGCGGCCATGCCCCCCAACCTGCTGGAGAGCGAGCTTTTCGGCCACGAAAAGGGGGCCTTCACCGGGGCCGAGGCGGCCCGGCCGGGGTATTTCCGCCAGGCCAAGGGCGGCACCCTGTTCCTGGACGAGATCGGCGAGGCTCCGCCGGAGTTGCAAGTGCGCCTGCTCCGGGTCTTGGAGAGCCGCCGGGTCTCCCCGGTGGGCGGCGGCGGCGAGGTGCCGGTGGATTTTCGCTTGGTAACGGCCACCCACCGCGATTTGGCCCAGGCCGCGGCCCAGGGCGAGTTCAACCAGGCCCTACTATATCGTTTGCAGGTGGTGCCCTTGTACTTGCCGCCGCTCAGGGAGCGGCCCGAGGACTTGGACCTGCTCTTGGACCACTTTTTGGCCCAGGCCGGCATGCTGGCCAAGAAGACCCGCCGCCTGGCCCCCAATACCCGCGAGCGGCTCAAGCTCTACTCCTGGCCGGGCAACGTGCGCGAGCTGCGCCATATGTTGCAGCGTCTGGTGGTGCTCTCGCCGGAGTTCGAGATAGGCCCGGAGCTGCTGCCCCCGGAAATAACCGGCGGGGGAGACGAAAGCGCCTGGCACCGGGCCCTGGCCGAGGTGGAAGGGGTGCCCGCCGTCCGGCTGGATGATCTGGCCGGATTTCTGGCCGCCCACCAGGGCCGAGAGGTGGCCAACCAGGATTTGCGCTCCGAGTTGGAGTGTTCCGACTCGACGGCCAAGAACCTGCTGGCCGCCCTGACCCGCCACGGCCTGGTGACCGCCAGCGGCAGTCGGGGAGGTAGGCGCTACCGGGTGGGGAGCCCCGGCTAA
- a CDS encoding site-specific tyrosine recombinase, with the protein MTSPDPQAPALHGAVDRYLTHLAAERGLAANSVSSYAEDLADLTGYLLEEGLTAWDQVDSVHVIGYLSRAAKQGLAPRTRARRLSALRGLVAWLIKHGEMSHDPLTGLVGPRLPGGLPYFLSREEMSRLLAAPAPLSDLGRRDRAILELMYAAGLRVSEVITLGVGSVQFQVGCLLVRGKGDKERLVPVHETALKVLKDYLEGPRGRLLKGKRREEVFLNNRGDGLSRMGLWKIIRKYLLKANISGPVTPHTLRHTFATHLLEGGADLRSVQLMLGHSDIGTTQVYTHVTRQRLVEIHHRFHPRG; encoded by the coding sequence ATGACCTCCCCTGATCCCCAGGCTCCGGCCCTGCACGGCGCGGTGGACCGCTATCTGACCCACCTGGCCGCCGAGCGGGGCCTGGCCGCCAATTCGGTGAGCTCCTACGCCGAGGACCTGGCCGACCTCACCGGCTATCTCCTGGAAGAGGGCCTCACCGCCTGGGACCAGGTGGACTCGGTGCACGTCATCGGCTATCTGTCCCGGGCGGCCAAGCAGGGTCTGGCCCCGCGCACCCGGGCCCGGCGGCTCAGCGCCCTGCGCGGCCTGGTGGCCTGGCTCATCAAGCACGGCGAAATGAGCCACGACCCCCTCACCGGGCTGGTGGGGCCCCGCCTGCCTGGCGGCCTGCCCTATTTCCTCAGCCGCGAGGAGATGTCCCGTTTGCTGGCCGCCCCGGCCCCCCTGAGCGATCTGGGCCGCCGGGACCGGGCCATCCTGGAGCTGATGTACGCCGCGGGCCTCAGGGTAAGCGAGGTCATCACCCTGGGGGTGGGCAGCGTGCAGTTCCAGGTGGGCTGCTTGCTGGTGCGCGGCAAGGGCGACAAGGAGCGCCTGGTGCCGGTGCACGAGACGGCGCTCAAGGTGCTCAAAGACTACCTGGAGGGCCCGCGCGGCCGCCTGCTCAAGGGCAAGCGGCGCGAGGAGGTGTTCCTTAACAACCGGGGCGATGGGCTGAGCCGCATGGGCCTGTGGAAGATCATCCGCAAGTATCTGCTGAAGGCGAACATCAGCGGGCCGGTGACCCCCCACACCCTGCGCCACACCTTTGCCACCCATCTTCTGGAAGGCGGCGCCGACCTCAGGAGCGTGCAGCTCATGCTGGGGCACAGCGACATCGGCACCACCCAGGTTTACACCCACGTAACCCGCCAGCGGCTGGTGGAGATCCACCACCGCTTTCATCCGCGGGGCTAG